A genome region from Macaca nemestrina isolate mMacNem1 chromosome 15, mMacNem.hap1, whole genome shotgun sequence includes the following:
- the LOC139358800 gene encoding SH3 and multiple ankyrin repeat domains protein 3-like, producing LNAHLSPALFTRALPVQPWAWGTELGRPGTSADWGLAQSPCSGLPVSPALHSPPTTGPNPIFPSILAPRAPLGSAVGVRCVRHSGCPGVESGQGWPLWEGVPGSPGASRKAAPAPAPAPAPAPAPWLVSPALPSAGEDEKLASLLEGRFPRSTSMQDPVREGRGIPPPPQTAPPPPPAPYYFDSGPPPAFSPPPPPGRAYDTVRSSFKPGLEARLGAGAAGLYEPGAALGPLPYPERQKRARSMIILQDSAPEVGDAPRPPPAATPPERPKRRPRPPGPDSPYANLGAFSASLFAPSKPQRRKSPLVKQLQVEDAQERAALAVGSPGPVGGSFAREPSPTHRGPRPGGLDYGAGDGPGLAFGGPGPAKDRRLEERRRSTVFLSVGAIEGSAPSADLPSLQPSRSIDERLLGTGPTAGRDLLLPSPVSALKPLVSGPSLGPSGSTFIHPLTGKPLDPSSPLALALAARERALASQAPSRSPTPVHSPDADRPGPLFVDVQARDPERGSLASPAFSPRSPAWIPVPARREAEKAPREERKSPEDKKSMILSVLDTSLQRPAGLIVVHATSNGQEPSRLAGAEEERPGTPELAPAPMQSAAVAEPLPSPRAQPPGGTPADPGPGQGSSEEEPELVFAVNLPPAQLSSSDEETREELARIGLVPPPEEFANGVLLATPLAGPGPSPTTVPSPASGKPSSEPPPAPESAADSGVEEADTRSSSDPHLETTSTISTVSSMSTLSSESGELTDTHTSFADGHTFLLEKPPVPPKPKLKSPLGKGPVTFRDPLLKQSSDSELMAQQHHAASAGLASAAGPARPRYLFQRRSKLWGDPVESRGLPGPEDDKPTVISELSSRLQQLNKDTRSLGEEPVGGLGSLLDPAKKSPIAAARLFSSLGELSSISAQRSPGGPGGGASYSVRPSGRYPVARRAPSPVKPASLERVEGLGAGAGGAGRPFGLTPPTILKSSSLSIPHEPKEVRFVVRSVSARSRSPSPSPLPSPASGPGPGAPGPRRPFQQKPLQLWSKFDVGDWLESIHLGEHRDRFEDHEIEGAHLPALTKDDFVELGVTRVGHRMNIERALRQLDGS from the exons CTGAACGCACACCTCTCTCCTGCCCTCTTCACAAGAGCCCTCCCCGTGCAGCCCtgggcctggggcacagagcTTGGACGTCCAGGGACCAGCGCAGACTGGGGTCTTGCTCAGAGCCCGTGCTCTGGGCTCCCTGTTTCCCCTGCTCTCCATTCCCCGCCCACCACGGGCCCCAACCCCATCTTCCCGAGCATTCTAGCGCCTCGCGCCCCGCTGGGTTCTGCCGTGGGCGTCCGTTGTGTCCGGCACAGTGGCTGCCCCGGGGTGGAGTCGGGGCAAGGCTGGCCTCTGTGGGAGGGGGTGCCGGGGTCCCCAGGAGCTTCTCGGAAGGCAGCACCCGcccccgcgcccgcgcccgcgcccgcccCCGCGCCCTGGCTGGTCTCACCGGCCCTTCCGTCCGCAGGGGAGGACGAGAAGCTGGCGTCCCTGCTGGAAGGGCGCTTCCCGCGGAGCACCTCGATGCAAGACCCGGTGCGCGAGGGTCGCGGCATCCCGCCCCCGCCGCAGACCGCGCCGCCTCCCCCGCCCGCGCCCTACTACTTCGACTCGGGGCCGCCCCCGGCCTTCTCGCCGCCGCCCCCGCCGGGCAGAGCCTATGACACGGTGCGCTCCAGCTTCAAGCCCGGCCTGGAGGCGCGCCTGGGCGCGGGGGCTGCCGGCCTGTACGAGCCGGGTGCGGCCCTCGGCCCGCTGCCCTATCCCGAGCGGCAGAAGCGCGCGCGCTCCATGATCATCCTGCAGGACTCGGCGCCCGAGGTGGGCGACGCCCCTCGGCCCCCGCCCGCGGCCACCCCGCCCGAGAGACCCAAGCGCCGGCCGCGGCCGCCCGGCCCCGACAGCCCCTACGCCAACCTGGGCGCCTTCAGCGCCAGCCTCTTCGCGCCGTCCAAGCCGCAGCGCCGCAAGAGCCCCCTGGTGAAGCAGCTGCAGGTGGAGGACGCGCAGGAGCGCGCGGCCCTGGCCGTGGGCAGCCCCGGCCCCGTCGGCGGCAGCTTCGCCCGCGAGCCCTCCCCGACCCACCGCGGTCCCCGCCCGGGCGGCCTCGACTACGGCGCGGGCGATGGCCCAGGGCTCGCGTTCGGCGGCCCGGGCCCGGCCAAGGACCGGCGGCTGGAGGAGCGGCGCCGCTCCACTGTGTTCCTGTCCGTGGGCGCCATCGAGGGCAGCGCCCCCAGCGCGGACCTGCCCTCCCTGCAGCCCTCCCGCTCCATCGACGAGCGCCTCCTGGGGACCGGCCCCACCGCCGGCCGCGACCTGCTGTTGCCCTCCCCGGTGTCCGCTCTGAAGCCATTGGTCAGCGGCCCGAGCCTCGGGCCCTCGGGCTCCACcttcatccacccactcaccgGCAAACCCCTGGACCCCAGCTCacccctggcccttgccctggcTGCCCGAGAGCGGGCTCTGGCCTCCCAGGCGCCCTCCCGGTCCCCGACACCCGTGCACAGCCCCGACGCCGACCGCCCCGGACCCCTGTTTGTGGATGTACAGGCCCGGGACCCAGAGCGAGGGTCCCTGGCTTCCCCGGCCTTCTCCCCACGGAGCCCGGCCTGGATTCCTGTGCCTGCTCGCAGGGAGGCAGAGAAGGCGCCCCGGGAGGAGCGGAAGTCACCCGAGGACAAGAAGTCCATGATCCTCAGCGTCCTGGACACATCCCTGCAGCGGCCAGCTGGCCTCATTGTTGTGCACGCCACCAGCAACGGGCAGGAGCCCAGCAGGCTGGCGGGGGCCGAAGAGGAGCGCCCGGGCACCCCGGAGTTGGCCCCGGCCCCCATGCAGTCAGCAGCTGTGGCagagcccctgcccagcccccgGGCCCAGCCCCCTGGCGGCACCCCAGCAGACCCCGGGCCAGGCCAGGGCAGCTCAGAGGAAGAGCCAGAGCTGGTGTTCGCTGTGAACCTGCCACCCGCCCAGCTGTCGTCCAGCGACGAGGAGACCCGGGAGGAGCTGGCTCGAATTGGGTTGGTGCCACCCCCTGAAGAGTTTGCCAACGGGGTCCTGCTGGCCACCCCACTCGCTGGCCCGGGCCCCTCACCCACCACGGTGCCCAGCCCGGCCTCAGGGAAGCCCAGCAGTGAGCCACCCCCTGCCCCTGAGTCTGCAGCTGACTCTGGGGTGGAGGAGGCTGACACACGCAGCTCTAGTGACCCCCACCTGGAGACCACAAGCACCATCTCCACGGTGTCCAGCATGTCCACCTTGAGCTCGGAGAGCGGGGAACTCACCGACACCCACACCTCCTTCGCCGACGGACACACTTTTCTACTCGAGAAGCCACCAGTGCCTCCCAAGCCTAAGCTCAAGTCCCCACTGGGGAAGGGGCCGGTGACCTTCAGGGACCCGCTGCTGAAGCAGTCCTCGGACAGCGAGCTCATGGCCCAGCAGCACCACGCCGCCTCTGCCGGGCTGGCCTCTGCCGCCGGGCCTGCCCGTCCTCGCTACCTCTTCCAGAGAAGGTCCAAGCTGTGGGGGGACCCCGTGGAGAGCCGGGGGCTCCCTGGGCCTGAAGACGACAAACCGACTGTGATCAGTGAGCTCAGCTCCCGCCTGCAGCAGCTCAACAAAGACACGCGCTCCCTGGGGGAGGAGCCAGTCGGTGGCCTGGGCAGCCTGCTGGACCCTGCCAAGAAGTCGCCCATCGCAGCAGCTCG GCTCTTCAGCAGCCTCGGTGAGCTGAGCTCCATTTCAGCGCAGCGCAGCCCCGGGGGCCCGGGCGGCGGGGCCTCCTACTCGGTGAGGCCCAGCGGCCGCTACCCCGTGGCGCGACGCGCCCCGAGCCCGGTGAAGCCCGCGTCGCTGGAGCgggtggaggggctgggggcgggCGCGGGGGGCGCAGGGCGGCCCTTCGGCCTCACGCCCCCCACCATCCTCAAGTCGTCCAGCCTCTCCATCCCGCACGAGCCCAAGGAGGTGCGCTTCGTGGTGCGCAGCGTGAGCGCGCGCAGCCGCTCCCCCTCGCCGTCGCCGCTGCCCTCGCCCGCGTCCGGCCCTGGCCCCGGCGCCCCCGGCCCACGCCGACCCTTCCAGCAGAAGCCGCTGCAGCTCTGGAGCAAGTTCGACGTGGGCGACTGGCTGGAGAGCATCCACCTGGGCGAGCACCGCGACCGCTTCGAGGACCATGAGATAGAAGGCGCGCACCTGCCCGCGCTTACCAAGGACGACTTCGTGGAGCTGGGCGTCACGCGCGTGGGCCACCGCATGAACATCGAGCGCGCGCTCAGGCAGCTGGACGGCAGCTGA